The Methanosphaera cuniculi DNA segment GTAAACGTAAGGCTATTGGTAAAAATGGTCAGAATATTCAGCGAGCTAGACAATTTGCTAAAAGACAATTTGAAATTAGTAATATTATCATAAAATAACCATATTTATGATTAGTTAATTTATTGATAGATTTATTCTATCATAAATTCTTAAAATAAAACTCAGTTAATACTAATCTATAATGAAAAGTATGTGAATTATTTCACACAAAAACAAAATACAATAGGTATGTTTATTAAAATAGGTTTCAAATTTAGTAACACATACATGAAATTGTTTAAAATAACACTTTGAATAGAAAATATTTAAAAATTTTTTATAAAACACACAAAAATATAAAGTATAAATGGAGGAATAAAATTTGCCAGGATTATTCGCAGCAAAAAAATTAAAAGATAACAGACAGAATTTCCGATGGAAAGACACACAATACAAAAGAAAAACCCTCGGATTAAACATTAAAGCAGATCCACTAGAAGGATCACCTCAAGCTAGAGGAATTGTAATTGAAAAAGTAGGTATAGAAGCAAAACAGCCTAACTCTGCAATAAGAAAATGTGTAAGAGTTCAATTAATTAAAAACGGAAAACAAATTACAGCATTCGCACCAGGTGACGGAGCTATTGGTTTTATAGATGAACACGATGAAGTAATGATCGAAGGAATTGGAGGACCATCAGGTAGGTCAATGGGAGATATTCCTGGAGTAAGATGGAAAGTTACAAAAGTAAACAACGTAGCTTTATCTGAAATGGTAAGTGGAAAAATCGAAAAACCAGTAAGATAGAAAATTTTGTTTAGAAGGAGATTTAATTAAAATGAGCTTTAAATTATTCGACAAATGGGATGTAACAGAAGTTACAGTAGAAGATATGGGATTACAAAATTACGTATGTCTTGATGAAATTGTAGTACCACACACAATGGGACGTCACGTAAAAAGACAATTTGCAAAATCAAAAGTATCCATCGTAGAAAGACTCATGAACAAAATCATGAGAACAGAAAGAAACAGTGGTAAAAAAAATAAAGCATACAAAATCGTAGAAGATGCTTTAGAAATTATCAACAAAAAAACAAAAGAAAATCCTATACAAGTTCTAGTTAAAGCTGTAGAAAACACAGCACCAAGAGAAGAAACAACCCGTATTAAATACGGTGGAATAGGATACCAAATAGCAGTAGATATAGCACCACAAAGACGTGTAGACTTATCACTTGGATTCATCACAAAAGGTGCAATGCAATCTGCATTTAAAAACAAAAAATCAGCAGCACAATGTTTAGCTGATGAAATTCTTTTAGCAGCAGATGAAGATTCAAGAAGCTTTGCTGTACAGAAAAAAGAAGAAAAAGAAAGAGTAGCAAGATCCGCACACTAGATCTTAAAACACCACCCTTTCTAACTATTTTTTTTTATTATTATTTTTTTTTTAAAGTTTTGAAATATGAACAAAATAAAAAAATAAATAAAGAATTAAAAATAGAAACAATATTATTATAATTTAATAACAAAAGAAAAACTTTTTATAAGTAAAATTTTTAACATTTTAGGTGATATATTTGAGTCGAAGAGATCAAATGATTAAAAAAATTAAAGAATTAATGTACGAGCCTGAATACATCAGAAACATTGGTATTGTAGCTCACATCGACCACGGAAAAACAACATTATCAGATAACCTTCTTGCAGCAGCTGGAATGATATC contains these protein-coding regions:
- a CDS encoding 30S ribosomal protein S12 produces the protein MPGLFAAKKLKDNRQNFRWKDTQYKRKTLGLNIKADPLEGSPQARGIVIEKVGIEAKQPNSAIRKCVRVQLIKNGKQITAFAPGDGAIGFIDEHDEVMIEGIGGPSGRSMGDIPGVRWKVTKVNNVALSEMVSGKIEKPVR
- a CDS encoding 30S ribosomal protein S7; the protein is MSFKLFDKWDVTEVTVEDMGLQNYVCLDEIVVPHTMGRHVKRQFAKSKVSIVERLMNKIMRTERNSGKKNKAYKIVEDALEIINKKTKENPIQVLVKAVENTAPREETTRIKYGGIGYQIAVDIAPQRRVDLSLGFITKGAMQSAFKNKKSAAQCLADEILLAADEDSRSFAVQKKEEKERVARSAH